From the genome of Triticum aestivum cultivar Chinese Spring chromosome 3B, IWGSC CS RefSeq v2.1, whole genome shotgun sequence, one region includes:
- the LOC123072057 gene encoding protein DEK — protein MATAAKPADPAPAAKPADPAPADPPADDPMDADAEAEEHEEEAESEEEAEAQPQKKRGRRKRVPREPATPATGRPSRERKTVERYAELTPRSTPAKKSAAILQGSGTKLKEIPNVFFKLSKRKVDDNLQSLHALLFGRKSTVHFLKRNLSQFSGFVWTDNPEKQRNRIKERLDKMHKEKLLDFCDILDVQTKHTLKKEEVSAKLLEFLESPCITRDVVISDVKKGKKRRRKSKGTSGEKKKRKSRKQAVEAEKENDDEDDAGPAGSEDASMGESDEDSEVKEETKSDEEPEATPVKKKSTDDKQGKKEAGSKAKENDASVKKTPTKSVKSVSKPDVEPESKKAAKKTPKNSTKGSNTPVEKAKKKVAKPKKDDGKESKNNSKARKKQGAKASGGNKGKDKVAPTTKQLHGVVSNILKEVDFNTATLADILRKLGDHFDMDLMDRKSEVKRIIEEVINSMSDDEGEEENEEDAEENGKKGEDSKEDPDEEEEK, from the exons ATGGCCACCGCCGCCAAGCCCGCCGACCCCGCCCCCGCCGCCAAGCCCGCCGACCCCGCCCCCGCCGATCCGCCCGCCGACGACCCCATGGACGCCGACGCCGAGGCGGAGGAgcacgaggaggaggcggagtcggaggaggaggcggaggcgcagcCGCAGAAGAAGCGGGGCCGGAGGAAGAGGGTGCCGCGGGAGCCGGCCACCCCCGCCACCGGGAGGCCCTCCAGGGAGCGCAAGACCGTCGAGCGCTACGCCGAGCTCACCCCGCGCTCCACCCCCGCCAAGAAGTCCGCCGCCATTCTCCAG GGCTCTGGGACGAAGCTCAAGGAGATCCCCAATG TTTTCTTCAAACTATCCAAGAGAAAGGTGGATGACAATCTTCAGAGTCTTCATGCTTTATTGTTTGGGAGAAAATCAACT GTCCATTTCTTGAAAAGAAACCTATCACAGTTTTCTGGTTTTGTTTGGACTGACAATCCG GAAAAGCAAAGGAACAGGATAAAAGAAAGGCTTGACAAGATGCACAAGGAGAAGCTGCTAGATTTTTGTGATATACTTGATGTTCAGACCAAACACACTTTAAAGAAG GAGGAAGTTTCTGCCAAATTGCTGGAGTTTCTGGAGTCTCCTTGCATTACCAGAGATGTTGTTATCAGTGATGTGAAG AAAGGGAAGAAACGCCGGAGGAAGTCTAAAGGAACTTCTGGAGAGAAG AAAAAGAGGAAGAGCCGGAAACAAGCAGTTGAGGCTGAAAAAgagaatgatgatgaagatgatgctggtCCTGCTGGTTCTGAGGACGCATCAATGGGAGAAAGTGATGAGGACTCTGAAGTGAAAGAAGAAACCAAGAGTGATGAAGAGCCTGAAGCGACACCAGTTAAGAAAAAGTCAACAGATGATAAACAAGGAAAGAAGGAAGCTGGATCCAAGGCAAAGGAAAATGATGCATCAGTAAAGAAGACTCCTACTAAATCTGTAAAAAGCGTGTCAAAGCCAGATGTGGAGCCGGAGAGCAAAAAGGCTGCCAAGAAAACACCAAAGAATTCAACAAAGGGAAGCAATACACCTGTagaaaaggccaagaagaaggttGCAAAACCGAAAAAGGATGATGGAAAAGAGAGCAAAAACAACAGTAAGGCACGCAAGAAGCAAGGTGCCAAGGCATCTGGTGGAAATAAAG GAAAAGACAAGGTAGCCCCAACCACTAAGCAGCTGCATGGAGTTGTTAGCAACATATTGAAAGAAGTGGACTTCAATACG GCAACTTTGGCCGACATTCTCCGGAAGCTAG GAGACCACTTTGACATGGACCTCATGGATAGGAAGTCGGAGGTGAAGCGCATCATAGAGGAAGTGATCAACAGCATGTCTGACGATGAAGGCGAGGAAGAAAATGAGGAGGATGCAGAGGAGAATGGCAAGAAGGGAGAAGATTCAAAGGAGGATCCTGATGAAGAGGAAGAGAAATAA